CCTAAAGGTATCATCTGACATGTACTGTCTCCCAAAGCAGTATGGACAATCTTTTTCGAATTTCATAAAAAACGACCATACTTCTTTTACTTTCCACTTCGTTTTACAATACGTACAACGTGCCATAAAGCACTCCCTATTCTTTTTTTGCTACTTGAAACGTATATTCTATTTTTTCTAATATATTCTATTTTATTATACTGAAAATAAGTGAGTTATTTTAGATTTTTACATGTGAACAATCTTATTTCTATTCTAGCTTTAAAGCAATCATTATACGAACCCTTGCGTATGTAGCACTTGATTAAAATAGTCCATGGTCAAAGTAGTTAGAATTTTCTTTATTTAATTTTGGATGATATATCCTTTTTACAATTGTATGGAAATCATGTATAACAGAAGTACAAGCTAATTTTATAAATATGCAGGAATAGAGGGAGCACATATATAATGGTAAGAAAAACTTTCAAAATGCGTGTGCCTCGAAATAGAACGATCTCAGTGAAAGGTTCGATTCTTGACGTGGATGTTACACATGATGAGTTTTTAGAAGAGTTTATTGAGTGGGTGGATTCTAAAGGTTGGTCGTTTATGGGGATGACAGATGAGATTACGATAGAAGAAGCTGGGCAAAATTTAATAGATTCATTGAATGATGAGAAGGATAAGAAAGAGTGAGTCCTTCTTATTTTTATTTGTATCATTATGTTTCTAATCGTAAAAATATGATATAGTAAAAAATAGTGAATATTCTTCCAGTTTAATTCCAGTTGGATGTTAGTTTATGAGAATTCATATATACGGGATGAAAGAAAAGTGAAAAGGGAGATTTTTATGGGTAATTGTAAGAAAATTATGGTTTTTATTTTGGGAGTTTGTGTGTTTTTATTAACACCTATGACGTTGTATGCTGAGACAGAAGCAGGGACAGTTCCTGTACCACAAGGACAACCACCTGCGGAAGGTCCGAATGTATTTGGACAGTTTGCGGTTACAATTGATGCGAAAACAGGAGATGTGTTGTATGACAAAAGTGCACATCAACGTGCATTTCCAGCTAGTATGACAAAAGTTTTGACAGCGATTTTGTTTATGGAGCATGTGAAGCCTGAGGAGCAAATTTCATTTTCTCAATTGGCATTAGATCAGGAGAAGAGTAATTATCAGATCGAGTTCCAAGTTGGAGAGACTGTGAATCGGAATACAGCACTTATGATTTTAATGGTATTAAGTGCGAATGATATGTCGTATGCGATCGCGGAGCGTATTGGGGGCAGCGTGGAGAATTTTGCGAATATGATGAACGAGAAGGCGAAGCAGTTAGGGGCAAAGGATAGTCATTTTGTAACACCGAATGGTTTACATGATCCAAATCATTATACGACGCCATATGATATGGCGATGATTACGAGAGGTGTTCAAAAGTATCCTGAAATTTTACAGGCAATGAATACGAAAAGAACGACTGTTACGACATCTGCACAAACTGTTTCTATTTTTAATAAATCTATTTATTTTGAAAATCCATATAGTATTGGTGGGAAAACTGGTTTTACAAATGAAGCACGTAATACGCTTGTTTTATTAAATGAAAAAGATGGGAATCGAATTATCAATGTAGTGATGGCTTCACAGAGACCAGAGATTTATGAAGATCTGAAACAGATGACCGATTTTTCTTTTTCGCAATTTGCGAAGCAAACTGTATTAGATAAAAATAATTGGCATCAAAAGACAACGTATTTAGATAAAGATATTGATTGTGAGCTAGAAAAAAGTGCAGAGCTTATGTTGAAGAAGGATGAAGGAAAGAATGTGCAAACTGTTTTTCGAGCATCAACAGTTGATAAGGAATCTTTGTATCATAAAGGGATTCATCGTGGTGAAGTAGTCGGAGCAGTTGATATTAAAAAAAATAATCAAACGATCGCTAGTATTAATGTTCTTTCTAAAGAAGATGTGAAGTTTGTGATGCCGAAAAAAGATACAGTTGCACCTGAAGTGAAGGATTCGAATATGAAAACAATAGGTATTGGAATCGGAATTATTTTGCTATTTGGATTATTCCTGTATGTAGTAATACGACGTAATAAAAAGGGGGTAACATCAGAAGAAAAGTAAGTGTGTATATAGGCTGTGAAGGGTATCTCTTCACAGTTTTTTTGATGTATATAAAGACTGTGAAGAAAAAGTTAAATTTAACTAATAATTGTAAATTTTCGTTGCATTCGCATTTCGTTCGTTATATCATTGACTTGTGTTCTTGTTAGAGAACGTCTCGATATTCCTTATTTCAATAGTATATAAAGCAACGAAGAGGAGGAGAAAAGATGAAATTAGTTTGGAAAATAATTAGTAATATCATTTCATTTGTTTTATTTACAGTAATGGTTTGTTTAGCATTTGTTGTAATTTCATCAAAAGCCAGTGGCGGAGATCCTACTTTGATGGGATATCAATTTAAAACAGTATTATCTGGGTCAATGGAACCAACTTTTTTAACGGGATCAGTAATTGCGATAGAACCAACTAAAGATGGTTCTAAATATCAAAAAGGTGATGTTATTACATTTAAAGAGAAAGATAACAAAATTATCACTCACCGTATTATCGGTGTGAAAGATATAAATGGAAAAGTAATGTATGAAACGAAAGGTGATAACAATAACGGACCAGATTTAGAGCCAGTACTTGCAGGTAATGTAGTTGGGAAATACGCAAACATAACGGTTCCATATGTTGGATATCTACTGAATTACGCAAATTCTAAAGCTGGAGCAGCATTGCTTCTTATCATTCCAGGAGTGTTTTTACTTGGTTATTCTGCGGTATCCATTTTTAGTGCTATGCGCAGTATCGATGATGACAAGAAAAATAAATCTTCTAAAGCAGAACAATCCGTATAGTTAGTTTGGTTATACTTTCCGAATAGGAAGTTAACAAATATATATTATGGGGGATTTGGACATGACTTTAAAGAAAAAATTAGGAATGGGAATTGCATCAGCAGTATTAGGAGCATCATTAATTGGCGGAGGAACATTTGCATTTTTTAGCGACAAAGAAGTATCAAACAATACATTTGCGGCCGGTACATTGGATTTAGTAGCAAATCCAACGACAGTTGTTGATGTATCGAATTTAAAACCTGGTGATACAATTAAAAGAGATTTCAAATTAGAGAATAAAGGCTCTTTAGATATTAAAAAAGTTCTATTGAAAACAGATTACAGTGTAGAAGATGCGAAGAAAGATAATAAAGATGATTTTGGTAAACATATTAAAGTAACATTCTTAAAAAATGTCGATAAACATGAGACGATTGTTAAGCAAACTACATTAGATAAATTGAAGGGTGACACACTTACAGCGGTAGATAATGATTTATCCGCTTGGTTCTGGGATGAAAAAGGTATTTCCGCAGGTAAGTCTGATAAATTTACCGTGAAATTTGAGTTTGTTGATAATGGCAAAGATCAAAATGAATTCCAAGGTGATAAATTACAATTAAAATGGACGTTTGATGCACAGCAAACAGATGGTACAGAAAGATAATAGTAGGGCAAAGAGGCTATCATTATGGTAGCCTCTTTCTGCGATAAAGTGAAACTTTAATCAGTGGGGGGCCATCGCCCGCTGATTATTAGCCCGCACCAATCGGGCTTTTACGAGCAGTTAATCTCCCGCCTAACTTTTTTGCTTTCGTCTAATTTTGAGGTGGGAGTCTTACTGCCCTCAAATAGCGGGATAAAAAAGGTATGGTTTAGATTCTATTTTTAGTTGCATCTGACTATTTAAGCGGGGATAGTCTGATGAGTAGATGGGAGATGAATGGTGGTTAGGCAAAGCCTAACGGTTCTTCTTGTGGAAAAGGTTTGCTAATAGAAATGAAGCCTACTAACATAACCGGGGGATATTTTGATATTCGTAGGAATCCTCTACTTCAAACAACTAGGGAGAGTGGTAAGTGGGGGGAGTTCAAAGTAGAATGAAGCAATTTTTCTATATAATGTATATCATTTTGCTTTTGTCTTTATTATAATGAAGGTGTGGTTCTTGATAAAGAACGAAAAGTTCGATGGGAGAGATCATAATGTTAAAAACACCTCACAAATTAAAAAAGATGCTTATATTACCGTGTATGTGCTCAATCACTTTTTATTTAGGTTCTCAAGTCATGACGTATACAGAAGCTGCTTTCGTTCATGAAACGAAGGTTCAAGGCACTATTTCTACAGCAGTTATATTTCCAAAAACGATTGATACATTGATGAAGGAAGCTGAGGAACATAGACAGTTTATTTTCCATGAATATGAAGAGATGAATACTAAGTTAGTAGTTGATTCCGTTGGAGGAATAGAACAGGCAATCAATGTATGGAAGCAGGGGCGTGAGAAGATTGTTTCTGAGCGTGATGCGTTACAAAAAGTGTATATTGCATTAGAAGATCCATACAAACAAATAAAAGAAAACTTAAAGAGTAATAATGATGAATCTACTCAGCAATTGTTTTCCATTGTAAGTGAAGGATTAAGTACAGTTAAGGGGATTTGTGAGGATACAGACAAGCAAATAAATTTGCAAAAAATTGATGAGAAAATTCGAATACTGGAGCAATCGCTACAGCATGAAATAACAAAGCAAGCAAATGAAGTTGCGAAACAAAAAGAAGTAGAAGAACAACAAAAATTGGAGCAGCAAAAACAACTTCAAGAGGCGGAGCGAAATAAGGAGAAAGCTGAAAAAGAACTTTCTCAACATAATAGTGCTATTATAGAGCAAAAGAAACTACAAGAGATAGAACAAAAGAAGGAAAAGACTCATGAAGAATTACCGACGAGTAGTAATGCTACTGTAGAAGAAAATAAAAAATAGTAGAAAAATATGATTCTCTAATATATGAGGACTAGCAACGAAAAAAGTGTTGCTGAATAGACAATAAAATTGTCATCTCAAAATTCAGTGGAAGTAAGGAAATGGATGAAGAGCGTCCGCCACTCATGAAAGTTTTGATTTTATCCTTTCCCACTAGAAGACTCCCACCTCAAGGAGTGGATAGGACATGGTTCGATGAGTAGGTGGGAGGCGTTCAAAATAAATGTTATTTTTTGACGAATATTGGGAAATGAAAATAATAAATTTAGGGTTGCATTTAGAGTGGTTTGTTCTTTATAATGAACATAAGGTAGCTTTTAAAAGAATAGAGAGATTAGGGACACAGTATGTGTAGTGAATTGGGGAAATAAAACACGCTATTCATATATCTCTGTGTTTACAGGGATAACTAAAAAAAAGCTAGGGGGAATTTAAAGTGAGTTTAAAGAAAAAATTAGGTATGGGAGTAGCATCAGCGGCGTTAGGATTATCTTTAATTGGTGGAGGAACATTTGCTTTCTTTAGTGACAAAGAAGTATCGAACAATACGTTCGCAGCTGGTACATTAGATCTTACTTTAGATCCTAAAACAATTGTAGATATTAAAGACTTAAAACCAGGGGATTCTGTTAAGAAAGAGTTCTTATTAAAGAACAGCGGGACGCTAGCGATTAAAGATGTTAAATTAGCGACGAAATATAATGTGAAAGATGCAAAAGGCGATAATGCTGGCGCAGATTTTGGTGAGCATATTAAAGTGAAATTCATTTGGAACTGGGATAAACAAAGTGAGCCTGTATATGAAACAACTTTAGCAGAATTACAAAAGAAAGATCCAGATGTATTAGCAAAAGACATTTTCGCTCCTGAGTGGGGAGAAAAAGGTGGCTTAGAAGCTGGTACGGAGGACTACCTATGGGTACAATTTGTATTCGAAGATAATGGTAAAGATCAAAATGTATTCCAAGGCGATTCATTAAATCTAGAATGGACATTTAATGCAAGCCAACAAGACGGAGAAGAAAAATAGTAATTATGAAAAAAGCGGGGATATCCCGCTTTTTTTTTACAAAAAAAAGAAGTGTCATTCATACGCACCCCTTTTCGTATATTATTTTTGATTTTTCTTCCATTGTGTAAATTTGAGAAATTCACGGAATTGTTCTTTTGAGACACCAGAGTTCATCGCTTCTTTAACAAGATGTGTCCATTCTGAATCTAATTGGTTTTCACTTGTCGTTTCGTCGTGAAGGAGAGTATCAACTGGAACTTGTAGAACTGCTGCGATTTTTTCTAGGAATTGAATAGAAGGATTCTTTTGTAAATTACGTTCAATAGAACTAATATAAGATTTTGCAACCCCAGCTTTTTCGGCGAGTTCTGTTAAAGAAATTCCCCTTTGTAAACGAAGGCGTTTTATACGTTCTCCAATCATATTTGCGCACCTTTCTGTAATTATGTAGTCGACTTATGGTGTACTTATTATAACATAAAATTTGCTAAAAAGAACAGCGCTGTTACGACTGAGCAGGCTGTTTCATACGTTGGAAAAAGTGTTCAATGTCCTGAATGGTAATTCCGGCATCTAGTGCTTCGAGAATTAAATCAACCCATTCTTGATCTAGTAAGTCCGCCTTATCTTTGTACAAGTGTATTCCTCCCTAATTATCGGTCATAGTCAATGATACAAAAAATCGATAGTTTAATATGAATTGATATGATTACGGTATAAAATTGAATTATATGAAAATATCGAAAGTTTCGTAATTTTCAAAAAAAGATAAATTTTCCAGTGAGTTCTCTCATGGAAAATTATAAAAGGTTCGACAACACTTTTCAATGTTTTCTGAAAACGTTACTAAATTGTGATATATCGCTATATAAAAGTAGGGATTTTTACAAATGTATTAAAAAAATTACATAATGTGACTAAATATTGAAAATTTATTGAATTTTTAATAAAATTCAATATGTAATACATATTTTTTTTATTAGGGGAGGAAATAGGGGATGAAAAAGAAACCGTTTAAAGTGTTATCCACATTGGCTTTGACAGCTATCCTGGGTTGCTCATTCGGATTTGGAAGTCAGTCGGTTTATGCGGAAACGCCTGATAAATCGACAGCTACAAGCCCAGTCGATGATCATTTAATTCCAGAAGAGCGATTAGCAAATGCTCTAAAAAAACGTGGGGTAATTGATTCATCGGCTTCAAGTGAAGAAACGAAGAACGCTGTTGAAAAGTACGTAGAGAAGAAAAAGGGAGAAAATCCTGGGAAAGAAGAGGCAAATGGGGACCAGCTTACGAAAGAAGCATCTGACTTTTTAAAGAAAGTAAAAGACGCGAAAGCTGATACGAAAGAAAAATTAGACCAACCAGCGAATGGTACTGGGGCAGGGACAGGCCCAGTTAGAGGCGCTTTAAATGGTAAAGTACCAACTTCTCCAGCGAAGCAAAAAGGATATAACGGTGAAGTTCGTAAAGACAAAGTACTTGTTTTACTTGTAGAGTACGCTGATTTTAAACATAATAATATTGATAAAGAGCCTGGTTACATGTATTCAAAAGATTTTAATCAACAGCATTATGAAAAAATGTTGTTTGGTGACGAACCATTTACATTAGATGATGGAAGTCAAATTGAAACATTTAAAAAATATTACGAAGAGCAATCTGGTGGTAGTTACACAGTAGATGGAACAGTTACAAAGTGGTTAACAGTTCCAGGTAAAGCAGCTGATTACGGTGCAGATGCTGGGACGGGTCATGATAATAAAGGACCAAAAGGCCCTCGCGATCTAGTAAAAGATGCATTAAAAGCAGCTGTAGATAGTGGGGTTGATATATCACAGTATGATCAATTCGATCAGTATGATTACGATCAAGATGGAAATAAAAATGAACCAGATGGTATCATCGATCATTTAATGGTTATCCATGCTGGTGTTGGCCAAGAAGCTGGCGGCGGTAAATTAGGTGACGATGCAATTTGGTCACATAGATGGACAGTCGGTTCAAGACCATTCCAAATTGAAGGTACACAAGCGAAAGTACCATATTGGGGCGGTAAAATGGCTGCATATGATTACACAATTGAACCAGAAGATGGGGCTGTTGGTGTATTCGCACATGAGTATGGTCATGATTTAGGTCTTCCAGACGAATATGATACACAGTATAGTGGTTCTGGTGAGCCGGTTGAAGCTTGGTCTATTATGAGTGGTGGTAGCTGGGCTGGTAAAATTGCTGGAACAACGCCGACAAGTCTTTCACCACAAAATAAAGAGTTCTTCCAAAAAACAATCGGTGGAAACTGGGCGAATATTGTAGAAGTAGACTACAATAAATTAAATAAAGGTATCGGTTTCGCAACATATTTAGATCAAAGTGTTACGAAATCGGAAAGACCAGGCCTGCTTCGTGTGAATTTACCAGATAAAGAAGTAAAAACAATTGAGCCTGCGTTTGGTAAGAAATTCTACTACAGCACAAAAGGTGATGACCTTCATACAACAATGGAATCTCCTGTATTTGATTTAACAAATGCAACGACTGCAAAATTTGATTACAAGTCATTGTACGAAATTGAAGCTGGTTATGATTTCCTTGAGGTACACGCTGTAACAGAAGATGGTCAAAAAACGTTAATTGAAAGACTTGGTGAGAAAGCAAATAATAAAAATGCAGACACGACAAATGGAAAATGGATTGATAAATCATATGATTTAAGCCAATTCAAAGGTAAAAAAGTGAAGCTTACATTTGAGTACATTACTGATGGTGGTTTAGCGTTAAACGGATTTACTCTTGATAATGCATCATTAACAGTAGATGGTAACGTTGTATTCTCTGATGATGCAGAAGGTGCGCCACAATTCAAATTAAATGGTTTCGCAGTATCTAACGGAACAGAAACGAAAAAGCATAATTACTATGTTGAATGGAGAAACTACGCAGGTTCAGATAATGCGTTAAAGTTTGCTCGTGGTCCAGTATATAACACAGGTATGGTTGTATGGTATGCAGATTCAAGCTATACAGATAACTGGGTTGGTGTACATCCAGGATATGGTTTCCTTGGTGTAGTTGATTCTCATCCAGAAGCAATTGCAGGAACTTTAAATGGTAAACCAACATTCAAAAATAGTACACGATTCCAAATCGCTGATGCGGCATTCTCATTTGATAAAACGCCAGCTTGGAAAGTTGTATCTCCAACTCGTGGAACGTTTGTATATGATGGCTTACCAGGAGTACCGAAATTTGATGATTCTAAAACGTATATGAATCAACAAATTCCAGATGCAGGACGTATTTTACCGAAGCTTGGTCTGAAGTTCGAAGTAGTAGGACAAGCTGATGATAATTCTGCAGGAGCTGTACGTTTATATCGCTAATACAGAAAAGGCTGTCGAAAAGTTTTCTTTCGACAGCCTTTTTTCATGAGCAATGAATTTTATCGAAAGAGAAAACTCGTATATAATGTAATTTTACGAATAGAAATCTGTTACATATGAAGTGTATATATATAATGAAAGAATGGGATAAAAATAGTGGGAAGGGTGAGCAAATGAATATCACCTCTATTGTAAATGAACAAAAGGCATATTTTTATAAAGGACATACAAAGAGTGTAGAAACAAGAAAGAAAAATTTACAGAAATTATATGATGGGATTCAACGTTTTGAGATTGATATTTTCCAAGCTTTGAAATTAGATTTGAACAAATCAAATCATGAAGCTTTTACGACGGAGATTGGATATGTACTAAAGGAAATTTCATTTCAAATTAAGCATATTTCATCATGGAGTAAGCCGAAACGTGTTCGGACAGCTCTTACTCATTTTGGATCGAAAGGGAAAGTCGTTCCAGAACCTTACGGTGTGACGCTTATTATCGCTCCTTGGAACTATCCGTTCCAATTAGCAATTGCGCCGCTCGTAGGGGCTTTAGCAGCTGGGAATACAGTTGTTTTAAAACCATCTGAATTAACGCCGAACGTTTCAAAGCTTCTTGCGAGAATGCTCGGGGAGTTATTTCAGGCAGAACTTGTTTCAGTAGTGGAAGGTGGTATTGAAGAGAGTACAACCTTGTTAACAGAACCATTTGATTATATTTTCTTTACAGGCAGTGTTGGTGTTGGAAAAGTTGTGATGGAAGCAGCGGCGAAAAAGTTGACTCCTCTTACGTTAGAACTTGGCGGAAAAAGTCCGTGTATTGTTCATAAAGATGCAAAATTAGATGTAACAGCAAGGCGTATTGTTTGGGGGAAATTTTTGAATGCTGGACAGACGTGTGTAGCACCTGATTATATGTACGTGCATTCTTCAGTGAAAGAACAATTAATAGAAGCGATACGGACTGAAATTGCGCAGCAGTATGGAGAAAAGCCACTACAAAATGAAAATTACGTAAGAATTGTTAGTCAGCGCCACTTTGAAAGATTATGTAATTTTTTACGTGATGGAAATGCTGTAATTGGCGGAAATTATAATGAAGAAACGCTGCACATTGAGCCAACGGTTTTAACAAATGTTACATGGCAAGATTCTATTATGGAAGATGAGATTTTTGGTCCGATTTTACCAATTATCGAGTATGAAACAATAGAAGATGTCATAGGAATGATTCAGCAACATCCGAAACCGTTAGCTTTGTACGTATTTTCAGAGAATAGAGAAGTGCAGGAAAACGTTACGAGCAACATTTCATATGGCGGGGGATGTATTAATGATGCTGTATATCATCTTGCTACCCCATATTTACCTTTTGGGGGCGTTGGGAGCAGTGGGTTAGGTAGTTATCATGGCGAACAAAGTTTTCGAACTTTTTCCCATTATAAAAGCATTTTGTCCCAATCTACAGCATTCGATATGAAAATTCGTTACTCTTCTACAAAAAGTGCTTTAAAATTTATACGAAAGTTGTTAAAATGATGATGGTGTTTATCAGTAGGCGTAG
The DNA window shown above is from Bacillus clarus and carries:
- a CDS encoding immune inhibitor A domain-containing protein, whose protein sequence is MKKKPFKVLSTLALTAILGCSFGFGSQSVYAETPDKSTATSPVDDHLIPEERLANALKKRGVIDSSASSEETKNAVEKYVEKKKGENPGKEEANGDQLTKEASDFLKKVKDAKADTKEKLDQPANGTGAGTGPVRGALNGKVPTSPAKQKGYNGEVRKDKVLVLLVEYADFKHNNIDKEPGYMYSKDFNQQHYEKMLFGDEPFTLDDGSQIETFKKYYEEQSGGSYTVDGTVTKWLTVPGKAADYGADAGTGHDNKGPKGPRDLVKDALKAAVDSGVDISQYDQFDQYDYDQDGNKNEPDGIIDHLMVIHAGVGQEAGGGKLGDDAIWSHRWTVGSRPFQIEGTQAKVPYWGGKMAAYDYTIEPEDGAVGVFAHEYGHDLGLPDEYDTQYSGSGEPVEAWSIMSGGSWAGKIAGTTPTSLSPQNKEFFQKTIGGNWANIVEVDYNKLNKGIGFATYLDQSVTKSERPGLLRVNLPDKEVKTIEPAFGKKFYYSTKGDDLHTTMESPVFDLTNATTAKFDYKSLYEIEAGYDFLEVHAVTEDGQKTLIERLGEKANNKNADTTNGKWIDKSYDLSQFKGKKVKLTFEYITDGGLALNGFTLDNASLTVDGNVVFSDDAEGAPQFKLNGFAVSNGTETKKHNYYVEWRNYAGSDNALKFARGPVYNTGMVVWYADSSYTDNWVGVHPGYGFLGVVDSHPEAIAGTLNGKPTFKNSTRFQIADAAFSFDKTPAWKVVSPTRGTFVYDGLPGVPKFDDSKTYMNQQIPDAGRILPKLGLKFEVVGQADDNSAGAVRLYR
- a CDS encoding anti-repressor SinI family protein; the protein is MYKDKADLLDQEWVDLILEALDAGITIQDIEHFFQRMKQPAQS
- a CDS encoding helix-turn-helix domain-containing protein — encoded protein: MIGERIKRLRLQRGISLTELAEKAGVAKSYISSIERNLQKNPSIQFLEKIAAVLQVPVDTLLHDETTSENQLDSEWTHLVKEAMNSGVSKEQFREFLKFTQWKKNQK
- a CDS encoding D-alanyl-D-alanine carboxypeptidase family protein is translated as MGNCKKIMVFILGVCVFLLTPMTLYAETEAGTVPVPQGQPPAEGPNVFGQFAVTIDAKTGDVLYDKSAHQRAFPASMTKVLTAILFMEHVKPEEQISFSQLALDQEKSNYQIEFQVGETVNRNTALMILMVLSANDMSYAIAERIGGSVENFANMMNEKAKQLGAKDSHFVTPNGLHDPNHYTTPYDMAMITRGVQKYPEILQAMNTKRTTVTTSAQTVSIFNKSIYFENPYSIGGKTGFTNEARNTLVLLNEKDGNRIINVVMASQRPEIYEDLKQMTDFSFSQFAKQTVLDKNNWHQKTTYLDKDIDCELEKSAELMLKKDEGKNVQTVFRASTVDKESLYHKGIHRGEVVGAVDIKKNNQTIASINVLSKEDVKFVMPKKDTVAPEVKDSNMKTIGIGIGIILLFGLFLYVVIRRNKKGVTSEEK
- the sipW gene encoding signal peptidase I SipW — translated: MKLVWKIISNIISFVLFTVMVCLAFVVISSKASGGDPTLMGYQFKTVLSGSMEPTFLTGSVIAIEPTKDGSKYQKGDVITFKEKDNKIITHRIIGVKDINGKVMYETKGDNNNGPDLEPVLAGNVVGKYANITVPYVGYLLNYANSKAGAALLLIIPGVFLLGYSAVSIFSAMRSIDDDKKNKSSKAEQSV
- a CDS encoding CalY family protein; this encodes MTLKKKLGMGIASAVLGASLIGGGTFAFFSDKEVSNNTFAAGTLDLVANPTTVVDVSNLKPGDTIKRDFKLENKGSLDIKKVLLKTDYSVEDAKKDNKDDFGKHIKVTFLKNVDKHETIVKQTTLDKLKGDTLTAVDNDLSAWFWDEKGISAGKSDKFTVKFEFVDNGKDQNEFQGDKLQLKWTFDAQQTDGTER
- the calY gene encoding biofilm matrix protein CalY produces the protein MSLKKKLGMGVASAALGLSLIGGGTFAFFSDKEVSNNTFAAGTLDLTLDPKTIVDIKDLKPGDSVKKEFLLKNSGTLAIKDVKLATKYNVKDAKGDNAGADFGEHIKVKFIWNWDKQSEPVYETTLAELQKKDPDVLAKDIFAPEWGEKGGLEAGTEDYLWVQFVFEDNGKDQNVFQGDSLNLEWTFNASQQDGEEK
- a CDS encoding DUF4047 domain-containing protein; amino-acid sequence: MLKTPHKLKKMLILPCMCSITFYLGSQVMTYTEAAFVHETKVQGTISTAVIFPKTIDTLMKEAEEHRQFIFHEYEEMNTKLVVDSVGGIEQAINVWKQGREKIVSERDALQKVYIALEDPYKQIKENLKSNNDESTQQLFSIVSEGLSTVKGICEDTDKQINLQKIDEKIRILEQSLQHEITKQANEVAKQKEVEEQQKLEQQKQLQEAERNKEKAEKELSQHNSAIIEQKKLQEIEQKKEKTHEELPTSSNATVEENKK
- a CDS encoding aldehyde dehydrogenase gives rise to the protein MNITSIVNEQKAYFYKGHTKSVETRKKNLQKLYDGIQRFEIDIFQALKLDLNKSNHEAFTTEIGYVLKEISFQIKHISSWSKPKRVRTALTHFGSKGKVVPEPYGVTLIIAPWNYPFQLAIAPLVGALAAGNTVVLKPSELTPNVSKLLARMLGELFQAELVSVVEGGIEESTTLLTEPFDYIFFTGSVGVGKVVMEAAAKKLTPLTLELGGKSPCIVHKDAKLDVTARRIVWGKFLNAGQTCVAPDYMYVHSSVKEQLIEAIRTEIAQQYGEKPLQNENYVRIVSQRHFERLCNFLRDGNAVIGGNYNEETLHIEPTVLTNVTWQDSIMEDEIFGPILPIIEYETIEDVIGMIQQHPKPLALYVFSENREVQENVTSNISYGGGCINDAVYHLATPYLPFGGVGSSGLGSYHGEQSFRTFSHYKSILSQSTAFDMKIRYSSTKSALKFIRKLLK